A part of Anolis sagrei isolate rAnoSag1 chromosome 3, rAnoSag1.mat, whole genome shotgun sequence genomic DNA contains:
- the LOC132772060 gene encoding apovitellenin-1-like → MIPFKALTVGLLLLLGSTLSEVNGKAISKRHVRRDWLIIPDTIALYVYESVNKVSPKTAEYLAQAVQIPFILEARNILIRETSKISVQFEELVEKVSGLWKKDEEGTAQQ, encoded by the exons ATGATACCATTTAAAGCTTTAACTgttggtcttcttcttcttcttggatcTACATTGTCTG AAGTTAATGGTAAAGCCATCTCAAAGAGACATGTCCGGCGAGACTGGCTGATCATACCTGACACAATTGCGTTGTATGTGTATGAGTCAGTGAACAAAGTGTCCCCTAAAACTGCTGAATACTTGGCTCAAGCTGTCCAAATTCCCTTCATTCTCGAAGCAAG GAACATCTTGATAAGAGAAACATCTAAAATCAGTGTGCAATTTGAGGAGCTGGTAGAAAAAGTATCTGGCTTATGGAAGAAGGACGAAGAAGGGACAGCACAACAATAG